GCCTGGAGCGTGGCAGGGAGCACCAGGAGGACCGTGGCGGCGACGAAGATCAGCGCGAACGCCACCCACGACGCCCAGTTCTGCCGGAACTTCGCCCACGCGAAGGACAGTGCGTCGCCGATGGTCAGCGTGGGCGGGGCCACGCCGTACGGGGTGGCAGGCGGCGCCGTCGGCATCGACGCGTACTGGCCGTACCCGGGCGGGCCGGACTGGCCGGCCGGGCCGGGCTGTCCGTACTGAGGCGGGCCGTACTGAGGCGGGCCGGGCTCTCCGGCCGGAGCCTGCGGCGCCGGTTGACCGTACTGAGGCTGCGGCGCCGGCTGACCGTACGGTGGCGGGGCGGGCTGGCCGGGCGAAGGCTGCGGGTCGTTCGGATCGGACGTCGGGGGTGGGCCGTAGGGGTCGCTCATGCCCCCAGCGTTCCGTGCCCGGCCGCCGCCCGCTACCCCTGCCTTGCCAACGGTGCAGACAGCGGCGCCGCCGGGCTCTAGCGTTGCGGGTGTGAGCGACTCCCAGAACCCGCCGCCGGAGCAGCAGCCGGACCAGCCCCCGTACGGCACCCCGCCGGGCGGGCCGCCCTCCGGCCCTCCGCCCGGGCAGCCCTCGTACGGTCCGCCCTCGGGCGCGTACCCGCCGCCGGGACCGTACCCGCCGGGCGGCCAGTACCCGCCCGGCCATTACCCGCCGCCGGGGGGCTACTACGCGCCCCCGCCACCGCTCGCCGAGCACGACGCCCGCACGTGGGCGTCGGCGGCGCACTGGGCGCCGCTCGTGCTGCTGATCGTCACCAGCGGCTCGTTGGCGTGGGCGGCCCCGCTGATCATCTGGCTCGTGTTCCGCCACCGGAGCTGGCTCGTGGACGACCAGGCCAAGGAGGCGCTCAACTTCCAGATCACGCTGGTGATCGCCGTGATCGTCGGAGCCATCACGCTCGTGTTCATCGTCGGGATCATCATCCTCGTCGCGGCGCTCGTCCTGAGCATCGTCTGCGGTATCCAGGGAGCGATCCGCGCGAACAACGGCGAGCCGTACCGCTACCCGATCTGCATCCGCTTCGTGAAGTGACCGGTGAAGCGACCGGGCGGTGAGGTGACGCCGGGCGGCCCGCTCAGTCGGTGAGCGCCCGCACCACCGCGTCCGCCAGCAGGCGGCCGCGCAACGTCAGCAGCGCGCGGCGCTGGGTCCCGTCGGAGCCCAGCGCCGCGCGCCCGTCCAGCAGCCCCTGGCCCACCAGGGTGCCGACGGCGCGGCGGGCCGACGGCGTCAGCGCATCGAGCGGCAGCCCTTCGCGCAGGCGGATCTGGAGCATCACCCGCTCGAGCTGACCGTCGTCGTGCGTGAGCAGCTCGCGGGCCGCGGCCGGCGTGGTGCCCGCCTCCAGCAGCGCGGCGTAGCGACGCGGGTGCTTGACGTTCCACCAGCGCACGCCCGCGGGGGGTGCGGGGGTGGTTTCGACAGGCTCAACCACCGGGGGCGGCTCAACCACCGGGGAGTCGGCCGGGGGGGCGGCGATGTAGGAGTGGGCGCCCGGGCCGATGCCCCACCAGTCGTCGCCGCGCCAGTAGGCGAGGTTGTGACGGCACTCGTGGCCCAGCCTGGACCAGTTGCTCACCTCGTACCACCCGAGCCCGGCCTCGGTGAGCAGGGCGTCCGCGAGCTCGTACTTGGTGGCCTGGTCGTCCTCGTCGGGCGTGGGCAGCAGGCCGCGGCGCACCTGGGCGCCCATCTTGGTGCCCGGCTCCACCACCAGCGCGTACGCGGACACATGGTCGACGCCCGTGGCGATCGCGGTCTCCAGCGACGTCCGCCAGTCGTCGAGGCTCTCCCCCGGCGTGCCGTAGATCAGGTCGAGGCTCACGTCCAGGCCGGCGTCGCGCGCCCACCGGACGACGTCGGGGATGCGCCGCGGGTCGTGCGTGCGCTCCAGGGTGGCCAGCACCGACGGCACCGCGGACTGCATGCCGAAGCTCACGCGGGTGAACCCGCCGGCGCGCAGCTCGGCCAGTGACTCGGGCGTCACGGAGTCCGGGTTTGCCTCGGTGGTCACCTCGGCGTCCTTCGCGAGACCCCACGCGTCACGGACGCCCGCGAGGATCCGCACCAGATGCGACGCCGGGAGCATCGTGGGCGTGCCGCCGCCGAAGAACACGGTCGAGACCGGGCGCTGCCGGATCCCGGAGGTGCCCAGGACCTTCGCAGCGAGCGCGACCTCGCGCAGCGCCGTCGTCGCGTAGGAGTGCTGCGACGCGCCGCCGCCCAGCTCGGACGCGGTGTACGTGTTGAAGTCGCAGTAGCCGCAGCGCACCGAGCAGAACGGGACGTGCACGTAGACGCCGAAGCGGCCGCGGGCGGAGGTGGTTTCGACAGGCTCGACCACCGGAGGGGTGCGGTCGGCGACCCATTCCGGCAGCGCTCCGTCGTCGGGCACCGGGACGCCCTCGGGGAGCTGCGGCACGCGCTACTTCTCCTTCTTGCCGCCGGCGTCGGAGGAGAGCGCGGCGATGAAGGCGTCCTTCGGGACCTCGACGGACCCGATGGTCTTCATGCGCTTCTTGCCCTCCTTCTGCTTCTCGAGCAGCTTGCGCTTGCGGGAGATGTCGCCGCCGTAGCACTTGGCGAGCACGTCCTTGCGGATGGCGCGGATCGTCTCGCGGGCGATGACGCGCGCGCCGACGGCCGCCTGGATGGGCACCTCGAACTGCTGGCGCGGGA
The Xylanimonas cellulosilytica DSM 15894 DNA segment above includes these coding regions:
- a CDS encoding DUF4870 domain-containing protein; its protein translation is MSDSQNPPPEQQPDQPPYGTPPGGPPSGPPPGQPSYGPPSGAYPPPGPYPPGGQYPPGHYPPPGGYYAPPPPLAEHDARTWASAAHWAPLVLLIVTSGSLAWAAPLIIWLVFRHRSWLVDDQAKEALNFQITLVIAVIVGAITLVFIVGIIILVAALVLSIVCGIQGAIRANNGEPYRYPICIRFVK
- the hemW gene encoding radical SAM family heme chaperone HemW — encoded protein: MPQLPEGVPVPDDGALPEWVADRTPPVVEPVETTSARGRFGVYVHVPFCSVRCGYCDFNTYTASELGGGASQHSYATTALREVALAAKVLGTSGIRQRPVSTVFFGGGTPTMLPASHLVRILAGVRDAWGLAKDAEVTTEANPDSVTPESLAELRAGGFTRVSFGMQSAVPSVLATLERTHDPRRIPDVVRWARDAGLDVSLDLIYGTPGESLDDWRTSLETAIATGVDHVSAYALVVEPGTKMGAQVRRGLLPTPDEDDQATKYELADALLTEAGLGWYEVSNWSRLGHECRHNLAYWRGDDWWGIGPGAHSYIAAPPADSPVVEPPPVVEPVETTPAPPAGVRWWNVKHPRRYAALLEAGTTPAAARELLTHDDGQLERVMLQIRLREGLPLDALTPSARRAVGTLVGQGLLDGRAALGSDGTQRRALLTLRGRLLADAVVRALTD